In the Hordeum vulgare subsp. vulgare chromosome 7H, MorexV3_pseudomolecules_assembly, whole genome shotgun sequence genome, one interval contains:
- the LOC123408967 gene encoding uncharacterized protein LOC123408967, whose protein sequence is MAYDMLHDITKEKDSWKVKVRIMRLWDAINLNNNELISLDMILLDEEGTMIHGKVMKHMVNKFKPLIQEGSVYMIANFKVTSAMNFRSAESEKILNFLHRTKIQEIKGPKNIRIEEESFTFCSIEVLSARDDEKIYLSDVIGIASYIGHIEETQTTHGISKIRDIVLRIEDQNINIRLWGNKVGQIDEDSLGHVVIVISTTVRKLKGLYLN, encoded by the exons ATGGCATACGATATGCTCCATGATATTACCAAAGAAAAGGATTCTTGGAAAGTCAAGGTCAGAATAATGAGGCTATGGGATGCCATTAACCTCAACAACAATGAACTTATTAGCCTTGACATGATACTACTTGATGAAGAG GGCACTATGATACATGGCAAGGTAATGAAACATATGGTTAACAAGTTCAAACCATTGATCCAAGAAGGTTCAGTCTACATGATTGCAAATTTTAAGGTTACATCTGCAATGAATTTCCGTTCAGCTGAAAGTGAAAAGATTTTAAATTTCTTGCACAGAACAAAAATTCAAGAGATAAAAGGTCCAAAAAATATTAGAATAGAAGAAGAAAGCTTCACATTTTGTAGTATTGAAGTTCTTTCCGCAAGAGACGACGAGAAGATTTACTTATCTG ATGTCATCGGCATAGCAAGTTACATAGGGCATATTGAAGAAACACAGACGACCCATGGGATTTCAAAGATTCGAGATATTGTGCTTCGAATTGA GGATCAAAACATTAACATTAGACTATGGGGTAATAAGGTTGGACAAATTGATGAAGATTCTTTGGGCCATGTTGTCATAGTAATATCAACTACTGTCAGAAAACTGAAAGGTTTGTATTTGAATTAA